From the unidentified bacterial endosymbiont genome, one window contains:
- the nuoK gene encoding NADH-quinone oxidoreductase subunit NuoK, with protein MIPLTHGLILAAMLFVLGLTGLVIRRNLLFMLIGLEIMINASALAFVVAGSYWGQADGQVMYILAISLAAAEASIGLALLLQLHRRRQNLNIDSVSELRG; from the coding sequence ATGATCCCCTTAACACATGGACTGATCCTCGCGGCGATGTTGTTCGTTCTGGGTTTAACTGGTCTGGTTATCCGCCGCAATCTGCTGTTTATGCTGATTGGTCTGGAAATCATGATTAACGCCTCCGCGCTGGCCTTCGTGGTCGCCGGGAGCTACTGGGGCCAGGCCGACGGTCAGGTGATGTACATCCTCGCCATCAGCCTCGCGGCTGCGGAAGCGAGTATTGGCCTGGCGCTGTTGCTGCAGCTCCATCGTCGCCGCCAGAACCTGAACATCGATTCAGTAAGTGAGTTGCGTGGATGA
- the nuoL gene encoding NADH-quinone oxidoreductase subunit L: MNMLALTIIFPLIGFVLLAFSRGRWSENLSATVGIGAIGLSALVTAYAGIDFFNNGRQAYSVPLWNWMSVGDFNIGFNLVLDGLSLTMLSVVTGVGFLIHMFASWYMRGEEGYSRFFAYTNLFIASMVVLVLADNLLLMYLGWEGVGLCSYLLIGFYYTDPKNGAAAMKAFVVTRVGDVFLAFALFILYNELGTLNFREMVELAPAHFEAGNNMLWWATLMLLGGAVGKSAQLPLQTWLADAMAGPTPVSALIHAATMVTAGVYLIARTHGLFLMTPEILHLVGIVGAVTLVLAGFAALVQTDIKRVLAYSTMSQIGYMFLALGVQAWDAAIFHLMTHAFFKALLFLSSGSVILACHHEQNIFKMGGLRKSIPLVYVCFLVGGAALSALPLITAGFFSKDEILAGAMANGHINLMVAGLVGAFMTSLYTFRMIFIVFHGKEQIHAHAGKGITHHLPLMVLLVLSTFVGAMIVPPLQGVLPATTELEHGRVLTLEITSGVVAIAGILIAAWLWLGKRTLVTAVANSAPGRLLSTWWYNAWGFDWLYDMIFVKPFLGIAWLIKRDPLNALMNIPAILSRLAGKGLLFSENGYLRWYVASMSIGAVVVLALLMVLR, from the coding sequence ATGAACATGCTTGCCTTAACCATTATTTTTCCGCTGATTGGCTTCGTGCTGCTGGCGTTTTCTCGCGGCCGCTGGTCTGAGAACCTGTCGGCAACCGTCGGCATTGGCGCTATCGGTCTGTCTGCGCTGGTCACGGCGTATGCGGGGATCGATTTCTTCAACAATGGACGTCAGGCCTACAGCGTGCCGCTGTGGAACTGGATGTCGGTCGGTGATTTCAACATCGGATTCAACCTGGTGCTGGATGGTCTCTCGCTGACCATGCTCTCCGTGGTGACCGGCGTGGGCTTCCTGATCCACATGTTCGCCTCCTGGTATATGCGCGGTGAAGAGGGGTACTCCCGCTTCTTCGCCTACACCAACCTGTTTATCGCCAGCATGGTGGTTCTGGTGCTGGCCGATAACCTGCTGCTGATGTATCTCGGCTGGGAAGGCGTGGGCCTGTGCTCTTACCTGCTGATCGGTTTCTACTACACCGATCCGAAGAATGGCGCAGCAGCGATGAAAGCGTTTGTCGTGACCCGCGTAGGTGACGTCTTCCTCGCTTTTGCGTTGTTCATTCTCTACAACGAACTGGGCACGCTAAACTTCCGCGAAATGGTGGAACTGGCGCCGGCGCATTTCGAAGCGGGCAACAACATGCTGTGGTGGGCAACGCTGATGCTGCTGGGTGGCGCGGTGGGTAAATCCGCGCAGTTGCCGTTGCAGACCTGGCTTGCCGATGCGATGGCAGGCCCGACGCCTGTTTCCGCGCTGATCCACGCCGCGACCATGGTGACCGCTGGTGTCTACCTGATTGCGCGTACCCATGGTCTGTTCCTGATGACCCCGGAAATTCTGCATCTGGTGGGGATCGTCGGTGCGGTGACGCTGGTGCTGGCGGGCTTTGCCGCGCTGGTGCAAACCGACATCAAACGCGTGCTCGCCTACTCCACCATGAGCCAGATTGGTTACATGTTCCTGGCCCTGGGCGTTCAGGCGTGGGACGCGGCGATTTTCCACCTGATGACGCACGCGTTCTTTAAAGCGCTGCTGTTCCTCTCATCCGGTTCGGTGATCCTCGCCTGCCACCACGAGCAGAACATCTTCAAGATGGGCGGACTGCGCAAATCCATTCCGCTGGTTTACGTCTGCTTCCTGGTGGGCGGCGCGGCGCTGTCGGCGCTGCCGTTAATTACGGCGGGCTTCTTCAGTAAGGATGAGATCCTGGCCGGCGCCATGGCGAATGGCCATATCAATCTGATGGTTGCGGGTCTGGTCGGCGCGTTCATGACCTCCCTGTACACCTTCCGTATGATTTTCATCGTCTTCCACGGTAAAGAACAAATTCACGCTCACGCAGGGAAGGGGATCACCCACCACCTGCCGCTGATGGTGCTGCTGGTACTCTCCACCTTCGTTGGCGCGATGATTGTGCCGCCGCTGCAGGGTGTACTGCCGGCCACAACCGAGCTTGAGCACGGTCGCGTTCTGACGCTTGAAATCACCTCCGGCGTGGTCGCTATCGCGGGCATCCTGATTGCTGCCTGGCTGTGGCTGGGCAAACGCACGCTGGTGACCGCCGTTGCCAACAGTGCGCCGGGCCGTCTGCTGAGTACCTGGTGGTACAACGCGTGGGGCTTCGACTGGTTGTACGACATGATCTTCGTTAAGCCTTTCCTGGGCATTGCGTGGCTGATTAAACGTGACCCGCTGAACGCTTTGATGAATATCCCGGCGATCCTGTCTCGCTTGGCAGGTAAAGGCCTGCTGTTCAGCGAGAACGGTTACTTGCGCTGGTATGTGGCGTCCATGAGCATCGGTGCCGTCGTCGTGCTGGCGCTACTGATGGTATTGCGTTGA